A window of the Streptomyces luomodiensis genome harbors these coding sequences:
- the ilvC gene encoding ketol-acid reductoisomerase, translated as MAELFYDDDADLSIIQGRKVAILGYGSQGHAHALSLRDSGVDVRVGLHEGSKSKAKAEEQGLRVVTPAEASAEADVIMILVPDPIQAKVYEESVKDNLKDGDALFFGHGLNIRFDFIKPPANVDVCMVAPKGPGHLVRRQYEEGRGVPCIAAVEQDASGNAFPLALSYAKGIGGTRAGVIKTTFTEETETDLFGEQAVLCGGTAALVKAGFETLVEAGYQPEIAYFECLHELKLIVDLMYEGGLEKMRWSISETAEWGDYISGPRIINDSTKAEMKKILGEIQDGTFAKNWMAEYNAGLPKYNELKKADENHLLETTGKELRKLMSWVDEEA; from the coding sequence GTGGCCGAGCTGTTCTACGACGACGACGCCGACCTGTCCATCATCCAGGGCCGCAAGGTCGCCATCCTTGGCTACGGCAGCCAGGGGCACGCCCACGCGCTGTCGCTGCGCGACTCGGGCGTCGACGTCCGGGTCGGTCTGCACGAGGGCTCCAAGTCCAAGGCGAAGGCCGAGGAGCAGGGCCTGCGCGTGGTCACCCCGGCCGAGGCGTCCGCCGAGGCCGACGTGATCATGATCCTGGTCCCGGACCCGATCCAGGCCAAGGTCTACGAGGAGTCCGTGAAGGACAACCTGAAGGACGGCGACGCGCTGTTCTTCGGGCACGGCCTCAACATCCGTTTCGACTTCATCAAGCCCCCGGCCAACGTGGACGTCTGCATGGTCGCCCCCAAGGGGCCGGGCCACCTGGTGCGCCGCCAGTACGAGGAGGGCCGCGGCGTGCCGTGCATCGCGGCCGTCGAGCAGGACGCCAGCGGCAACGCCTTCCCGCTGGCCCTGTCGTACGCCAAGGGCATCGGCGGCACCCGCGCCGGCGTCATCAAGACCACCTTCACCGAGGAGACCGAGACCGACCTCTTCGGTGAGCAGGCGGTCCTGTGCGGCGGCACCGCGGCGCTGGTCAAGGCCGGGTTCGAGACCCTGGTCGAGGCCGGTTACCAGCCGGAGATCGCGTACTTCGAGTGCCTCCACGAGCTCAAGCTGATCGTGGACCTGATGTACGAGGGCGGCCTGGAGAAGATGCGCTGGTCGATCTCCGAGACCGCCGAGTGGGGCGACTACATCTCCGGTCCGCGGATCATCAACGACTCCACCAAGGCCGAGATGAAGAAGATCCTCGGTGAGATCCAGGACGGCACCTTCGCCAAGAACTGGATGGCGGAGTACAACGCCGGCCTGCCGAAGTACAACGAGCTGAAGAAGGCCGACGAGAACCACCTGCTGGAGACCACCGGCAAGGAGCTGCGCAAGCTCATGAGCTGGGTCGACGAGGAGGCGTAA
- the ilvN gene encoding acetolactate synthase small subunit → MSKHTLSVLVENTPGILARIAALFSRRGFNIDSLAVGVTEHPDISRITIVVNVEELPLEQVTKQLNKLVNVLKIVELEDGQAIQRELVLAKVRADNETRSQIVEIVQLFRAKTVDVSPEAVTIEATGSSDKLEAMLRMLEPYGIKELVQSGTIAIGRGARSITDRSLRALDRSA, encoded by the coding sequence ATGTCCAAGCACACGCTCTCCGTCCTGGTGGAGAACACCCCCGGCATCCTCGCCCGGATCGCCGCCCTGTTCTCCCGCCGCGGTTTCAACATCGACTCGCTGGCCGTCGGCGTCACCGAGCACCCCGACATCTCCCGCATCACCATCGTGGTGAATGTCGAGGAGCTGCCGCTGGAGCAGGTCACCAAGCAGCTCAACAAGCTCGTCAACGTCCTGAAGATCGTCGAGCTGGAGGACGGCCAGGCGATCCAGCGGGAGCTGGTCCTGGCCAAGGTCCGCGCCGACAACGAGACCCGCTCCCAGATCGTCGAGATCGTCCAGCTGTTCCGCGCCAAGACCGTGGACGTCTCCCCGGAGGCCGTGACCATCGAGGCCACCGGCAGCAGCGACAAGCTCGAGGCCATGCTCAGGATGCTGGAACCGTACGGCATCAAGGAGCTGGTCCAGTCCGGCACCATCGCCATAGGGCGCGGTGCCCGCTCCATCACCGACCGGAGCCTGCGCGCGCTCGACCGGTCCGCCTGA
- a CDS encoding MFS transporter: MSQSQPSDVPPGANPRRWLALVVIGLAQLMIVLDITIVNIALPSAQKDLGISDGDRQWVITAYTLAFGSLLLLGGRIADYTGRRRTFLIGLAGFAGASALGGTAPGFEVLLSARALQGAFAALLAPSALSLLAVSFTEARERAKAFGIFGTIAAGGGAIGLVVGGLLTEYLDWRWCLYVNVPIAVVAALGWSVLPGDARAEGRARFDIPGVLLAVCGLVAVVYGCSEAESEGWGSRLVTGLLILGAVLLFAFVMVERSVARPLLPPRVIGDRTRGSAYLAVGLSVVGMFAMFLFLTYYMQLVKGYSALLTGVAFLPMTGAVLVGAGGVASRLIPKVPPRLLVVPGLLLTATGVALLVPLDVDSSYAAGVLPAELLVGFGMGLVMAPSMNYATHGVGEGDAGVASATVNTAQQIGGSIGTAMLNTIATSATSDYMASHAGLPTPQTAKAGLVEGFSDAFVVSSSILVGAAVVVALLMNTPRPVRKPGADSATPVPAHLG, from the coding sequence ATGTCCCAGTCCCAGCCCTCAGACGTGCCGCCCGGGGCGAACCCCCGGCGCTGGCTCGCGCTCGTCGTCATCGGCCTGGCCCAGCTGATGATCGTCCTCGACATCACCATCGTGAACATCGCCCTGCCGTCGGCCCAGAAGGACCTCGGCATCTCCGACGGCGACCGGCAGTGGGTCATCACCGCCTACACCCTGGCGTTCGGCAGTCTGCTGCTGCTCGGCGGCCGGATCGCGGACTACACCGGCCGCAGGCGCACCTTCCTCATCGGCCTGGCGGGCTTCGCCGGGGCCTCCGCGCTCGGCGGCACCGCCCCCGGCTTCGAGGTGCTGCTCTCGGCCCGCGCCCTCCAGGGCGCGTTCGCCGCGCTGCTCGCCCCCTCGGCGCTGTCGCTGCTCGCGGTGAGTTTCACCGAGGCTCGTGAGCGCGCCAAGGCGTTCGGCATCTTCGGCACGATCGCGGCGGGCGGCGGTGCGATCGGGCTGGTCGTCGGCGGACTGCTGACCGAGTACCTCGACTGGCGCTGGTGCCTGTACGTCAATGTGCCGATCGCCGTCGTCGCCGCGCTCGGCTGGTCCGTGCTGCCCGGCGACGCCCGTGCCGAGGGCCGGGCCCGCTTCGACATCCCCGGCGTGCTGCTGGCGGTGTGCGGGCTGGTGGCGGTGGTCTACGGATGCAGCGAGGCCGAGTCCGAGGGCTGGGGCTCCCGGCTGGTGACCGGGCTGCTCATCCTGGGCGCGGTCCTGCTCTTCGCCTTCGTCATGGTGGAGCGGAGCGTGGCGCGGCCGCTGCTGCCGCCGCGCGTGATCGGGGACCGCACCCGCGGCAGCGCCTATCTGGCGGTCGGCCTCTCGGTGGTCGGCATGTTCGCGATGTTCCTCTTCCTCACGTACTACATGCAGCTCGTCAAGGGGTACTCGGCGCTGCTCACCGGGGTGGCGTTCCTGCCGATGACCGGGGCGGTGCTGGTCGGCGCGGGCGGAGTCGCCTCGCGCCTCATCCCCAAGGTGCCGCCGCGCCTGCTGGTGGTGCCCGGTCTGCTGCTCACGGCCACCGGTGTCGCCCTGCTGGTGCCCCTGGACGTCGACAGCTCGTACGCGGCGGGGGTGCTGCCCGCCGAGCTCCTGGTCGGCTTCGGCATGGGCCTGGTGATGGCGCCCTCCATGAACTACGCGACCCACGGGGTGGGGGAGGGGGACGCGGGCGTCGCCTCCGCCACCGTCAACACCGCGCAGCAGATCGGCGGATCGATCGGTACGGCGATGCTCAACACCATCGCCACCAGCGCGACCTCCGACTACATGGCCTCCCACGCCGGACTGCCGACACCGCAGACCGCCAAGGCGGGTCTGGTCGAAGGCTTCTCGGACGCCTTCGTCGTCTCGTCCTCGATCCTCGTGGGCGCCGCGGTGGTCGTGGCGCTGCTGATGAACACTCCGCGCCCGGTACGGAAGCCGGGCGCGGACAGCGCCACCCCGGTCCCCGCGCACCTGGGCTGA
- a CDS encoding TetR/AcrR family transcriptional regulator produces MSADTDADSSAPMRADARRNREQILRAAREVFADRGPDAPLDEIARRAGVGIATLYRRFPRRADLHRGVAVEVLTALGEAAHRAAAEEHDPYLALRRFMHAALDLKIGSVMPSLLGRFTVDDILDGVPGDAVDPVEALLVRAQAQGRIRLDVVLGDITLMIVRLSRPLPGGGRFSADDALAHRQLDVYIDGLRPTGSPRPTTELGGPAVDAVAFKRFREQMIGEAYDAQADDD; encoded by the coding sequence GTGTCCGCAGACACCGACGCCGACTCCTCGGCTCCCATGCGCGCCGACGCGCGGCGCAACCGGGAGCAGATCCTGCGCGCCGCCCGCGAGGTCTTCGCCGATCGGGGGCCGGACGCCCCGCTGGACGAGATAGCCCGGCGCGCCGGGGTCGGCATCGCCACCCTCTACCGCCGGTTTCCGCGCCGCGCCGATCTGCACCGAGGGGTCGCCGTCGAGGTCCTGACCGCGCTGGGCGAGGCCGCGCACCGAGCCGCCGCCGAGGAGCACGATCCTTACCTGGCGCTGCGCCGCTTCATGCACGCCGCCCTCGACCTCAAGATCGGCTCGGTGATGCCCTCGCTGCTGGGCCGTTTCACCGTCGACGACATCCTCGACGGCGTCCCGGGCGACGCCGTCGACCCGGTCGAGGCGCTGCTCGTCCGCGCCCAGGCCCAGGGGCGGATCCGGCTCGATGTGGTCTTGGGCGACATCACGCTGATGATCGTCCGGCTGTCGCGGCCGCTGCCCGGTGGCGGCCGGTTCTCCGCCGACGACGCCCTCGCCCACCGCCAGCTGGACGTCTACATCGACGGCCTGCGCCCCACCGGCTCCCCACGGCCCACCACTGAGCTCGGCGGCCCGGCCGTCGACGCCGTGGCGTTCAAGCGCTTCCGGGAGCAAATGATCGGCGAGGCGTACGACGCCCAGGCCGACGACGACTGA
- a CDS encoding acetolactate synthase large subunit — protein sequence MTEQASGSHHPQPRPRSGGPQSAPVEHVTGAQSLIRSLEEVGADTVFGIPGGTILPAYDPMIDSSKVRHVLVRHEQGAGHAATGYAQATGKVGVCMATSGPGATNLVTPIADANMDSVPMVAITGQVASKAIGTDAFQEADICGITMPITKHNFLVTKAEDIPRTIAEAFHIASTGRPGPVLVDIPKDLLQAQTTFSWPPQTDLPGYRPVTKPHAKQIREAARLITQAERPVLYVGGGVIKAQATAELKVLAELTGAPVTTTLMALGAFPDTHHLHLGMPGMHGTVAAVTALQKSDLIVALGARFDDRVTGKLDSFAPHAKIIHADIDPAEIGKNRAADVPIVGDAREVLADLVVAVQAEHDAGRTGDYTGWWEDLNRWRETYPLGFDQPADGSLSPQQVIQRIGQLAPEDTIFTAGVGQHQMWAAHFIDYDTPATWLNSGGAGTMGYAVPAAMGAKAGVGDRTVWAIDGDGCFQMTNQELVTCALNNIPIKVAIINNGALGMVRQWQTLFYNQRYSNTVLHSGPDAVGQPNAGTRVPDFVKLAEAMGCVGLRCEDPSELDAVIEKANAINDRPVVVDFIVHEDAMVWPMVAAGTSNDEILAARDTRPDFGDGEDD from the coding sequence ATGACCGAGCAGGCCTCCGGGTCCCATCATCCCCAGCCTCGGCCCCGTAGCGGCGGACCGCAGTCCGCCCCGGTCGAGCACGTCACGGGCGCTCAGTCCCTCATCCGCTCGCTCGAGGAAGTGGGTGCCGACACCGTCTTCGGTATCCCCGGCGGCACGATCCTCCCCGCCTACGACCCGATGATCGACTCCTCGAAGGTCCGGCACGTGCTCGTCCGCCATGAGCAGGGCGCGGGCCACGCCGCCACCGGCTACGCCCAGGCCACCGGCAAGGTCGGCGTCTGCATGGCGACCTCGGGCCCCGGAGCCACCAACCTGGTCACCCCCATCGCCGACGCCAACATGGACTCGGTCCCGATGGTCGCGATCACCGGCCAGGTGGCCTCCAAGGCCATCGGCACGGACGCCTTCCAGGAGGCGGACATCTGCGGCATCACCATGCCGATCACCAAGCACAACTTCCTGGTCACCAAGGCCGAGGACATCCCGCGCACGATCGCCGAGGCGTTCCACATCGCCTCCACCGGCCGCCCCGGCCCGGTCCTGGTCGACATCCCCAAGGACCTGCTGCAGGCGCAGACCACCTTCTCCTGGCCGCCGCAGACCGATCTGCCGGGCTACCGCCCGGTCACCAAGCCGCACGCCAAGCAGATCCGCGAGGCCGCCCGCCTGATCACCCAGGCCGAGCGCCCGGTGCTGTACGTCGGCGGCGGCGTGATCAAGGCCCAGGCCACCGCCGAGCTGAAGGTCCTGGCCGAGCTGACCGGCGCGCCGGTCACCACCACCCTGATGGCGCTGGGTGCCTTCCCCGACACCCACCACCTCCACCTGGGCATGCCGGGCATGCACGGCACCGTCGCCGCGGTCACCGCCCTCCAGAAGTCCGACCTGATCGTGGCGCTCGGCGCCCGCTTCGACGACCGCGTCACCGGCAAGCTCGACTCCTTCGCCCCGCACGCCAAGATCATCCACGCGGACATCGACCCGGCCGAGATCGGCAAGAACCGGGCCGCCGACGTGCCGATCGTCGGGGACGCCCGCGAGGTCCTCGCGGACCTGGTCGTCGCCGTCCAGGCCGAACACGACGCGGGCCGCACCGGTGACTACACCGGCTGGTGGGAGGACCTGAACCGGTGGCGGGAGACCTACCCGCTGGGCTTCGACCAGCCCGCCGACGGCAGCCTCTCCCCGCAGCAGGTCATCCAGCGGATCGGGCAGCTGGCGCCGGAGGACACGATCTTCACCGCGGGCGTCGGCCAGCACCAGATGTGGGCCGCCCACTTCATCGACTACGACACCCCCGCGACCTGGCTGAACTCCGGCGGCGCCGGCACCATGGGCTACGCCGTCCCGGCCGCCATGGGCGCCAAGGCGGGCGTCGGCGACCGTACGGTCTGGGCCATCGACGGTGACGGCTGCTTCCAGATGACCAACCAGGAGCTGGTCACCTGCGCGCTGAACAACATCCCGATCAAGGTCGCGATCATCAACAACGGCGCGCTGGGCATGGTCCGCCAGTGGCAGACCCTCTTCTACAACCAGCGCTACTCCAACACCGTGCTGCACTCGGGCCCCGACGCGGTCGGGCAGCCGAACGCGGGCACCCGCGTCCCCGACTTCGTGAAGCTCGCGGAGGCCATGGGCTGCGTCGGGCTGCGCTGCGAGGACCCGTCCGAGCTCGACGCCGTGATCGAGAAGGCCAACGCGATCAACGACCGCCCGGTGGTCGTGGACTTCATCGTCCACGAGGACGCCATGGTCTGGCCGATGGTCGCGGCCGGCACCTCCAACGACGAGATCCTGGCGGCGCGCGACACCCGCCCGGACTTCGGCGACGGCGAAGACGACTGA
- the serA gene encoding phosphoglycerate dehydrogenase, whose product MSTASTGKPVVLIAEELSPATVDALGPDFEIRNCNGADRAELLPAIADVDAILVRSATKVDAEAIAAAKKLKVVARAGVGLDNVDVSAATKAGVMVVNAPTSNIVTAAELACGLLVATARNIPQANAALKNGEWKRSKYTGVELSEKTLGVVGLGRIGVLVAQRMSAFGMKVVAYDPYVQPARAAQMGVKLLSLDELLQVSDFITVHLPKTPETVGLIGDEALHKVKPEVRIVNAARGGIVDEQALAAALKEGRVAGAGLDVFSKEPCTDSPLFEFDNVVVTPHLGASTGEAQEKAGIAVARSVRLALAGELVPDAVNVQGGVIAEDVRPGLPLAEKLGRIFTALAGEVAVRLDVEVYGEITQHDVKVLELSALKGVFEDIVDETVSYVNAPLFAQERGVEVRLTTSSESTEHRNVVTVRGTLADGEEVSISGTLAGPKHQQKIVAVGEYDVDLALADHMAFLRYTDRPGVVGTLGRILGEAGINIAGMQVSRAVAGGAALVALTVDDTIPQPVLTEIAEEIGATSARSVNLV is encoded by the coding sequence GTGAGCACTGCTTCCACTGGTAAACCCGTCGTACTCATCGCCGAAGAGCTCTCTCCGGCGACGGTCGATGCCCTGGGCCCGGATTTCGAGATCCGGAACTGCAACGGCGCGGACCGAGCCGAGCTGCTTCCCGCCATCGCCGATGTGGACGCGATCCTCGTCCGCAGCGCGACCAAGGTCGACGCCGAGGCCATCGCCGCGGCGAAGAAGCTGAAGGTGGTCGCTCGCGCGGGCGTCGGCCTGGACAATGTGGACGTTTCGGCCGCCACCAAGGCGGGTGTCATGGTCGTCAACGCGCCGACGTCCAACATCGTCACCGCCGCCGAGCTCGCCTGCGGTCTGCTGGTGGCCACGGCCCGTAACATCCCGCAGGCCAATGCCGCGCTGAAGAACGGCGAGTGGAAGCGCAGCAAGTACACCGGTGTGGAGCTGAGCGAGAAGACCCTCGGCGTCGTCGGCCTCGGCCGCATCGGCGTCCTGGTGGCTCAGCGGATGTCCGCGTTCGGCATGAAGGTCGTCGCGTACGACCCGTATGTGCAGCCCGCGCGGGCCGCGCAGATGGGCGTGAAGCTGCTCTCGCTGGACGAGCTGCTCCAGGTCTCCGACTTCATCACGGTCCACCTCCCCAAGACCCCCGAGACGGTCGGCCTGATCGGCGACGAGGCGCTGCACAAGGTCAAGCCGGAGGTCCGGATCGTCAACGCCGCGCGCGGCGGGATCGTGGACGAGCAGGCGCTGGCCGCCGCCCTCAAGGAGGGCCGGGTGGCCGGGGCCGGGCTGGACGTCTTCTCCAAGGAGCCGTGTACCGACTCCCCGCTGTTCGAGTTCGACAATGTGGTGGTCACCCCGCACCTGGGCGCCTCCACCGGTGAGGCCCAGGAGAAGGCGGGTATCGCGGTCGCCCGCTCGGTGCGGCTGGCGCTGGCCGGCGAGCTGGTCCCGGACGCGGTGAACGTCCAGGGCGGTGTCATCGCCGAGGACGTGCGCCCCGGGCTGCCGCTGGCCGAGAAGCTGGGGCGGATCTTCACCGCGCTCGCGGGCGAGGTCGCGGTCCGCCTCGACGTCGAGGTGTACGGCGAGATCACCCAGCACGACGTCAAGGTGCTGGAGCTGTCGGCGCTCAAGGGCGTCTTCGAGGACATCGTCGACGAGACCGTGTCGTATGTGAACGCCCCGCTGTTCGCGCAGGAGCGCGGTGTCGAGGTGCGGCTCACCACCAGCTCGGAGTCGACCGAGCACCGCAATGTGGTGACCGTGCGCGGCACCCTCGCGGACGGCGAGGAGGTCTCGATCTCCGGCACGCTGGCCGGCCCCAAGCACCAGCAGAAGATCGTCGCGGTCGGCGAGTACGACGTGGATCTGGCGCTCGCCGACCACATGGCCTTCCTCCGCTACACCGACCGCCCCGGTGTGGTCGGCACGCTCGGCCGCATCCTGGGCGAGGCGGGGATCAACATCGCGGGCATGCAGGTCTCGCGGGCGGTCGCGGGCGGTGCCGCGCTGGTGGCGCTCACCGTGGACGACACGATTCCGCAGCCCGTGCTCACCGAGATCGCCGAGGAGATCGGCGCCACCTCGGCCCGTTCGGTCAATCTGGTCTGA